A window of the Blastopirellula sediminis genome harbors these coding sequences:
- a CDS encoding c-type cytochrome domain-containing protein, giving the protein MTRIIFFSAIVASLSLLSVVLAAEPDASVNARRFLRRYCYECHNGPGSPGGDVNFLSRQELVEKGIVVPRIPDESSLIQRLVQQSMPPLEQRQRNPISPEEIAELRAWVEIGAPDFTIASTQRGFHSVEKVLRSIRDFLKSQDEADRPYFRFFTLHTVANRKFTSDADLDLHRFALSKAINSLNWGPEVIAPRALDNETRLVYVVDLRDLVIRSGQSWSELDHWTALSRAYPYGFSYADFHSHERQDLLTEVRQLLGDRISTHLPVLRADWFIATATRPPLYHDLMDLPKTAQELEQTLGVDIAKALTSPEPSAIARGGFSRSGVSAQNRLVERSQSSLGYYWKSYDFKPNTQRGSLTRFPLGPRGLAGQESFDDMAFEHDGGEIIFSLPNGLQAYLLVNGDGGRIDEGPIDVVSDALKTSGTPAIVNGQSCMACHREGVINFRDEIRGASGVFGDAAKQVDRIYLAHEVMRPLVDADRKRFQQALAKTVEGISDTEYLTGPSAPEPIGEVVRKYRLVYLGVEDIAVELDIPTTQELRSLIGSERVRVLGLDAVFRGKATISRNLWEATKSRSGLGGRSLAHDLGFEVGFTPVQ; this is encoded by the coding sequence ATGACAAGAATCATCTTCTTTTCCGCGATTGTCGCTTCGTTGTCGCTGCTCAGCGTCGTTTTGGCGGCGGAGCCAGACGCTTCCGTCAACGCTCGCCGGTTTTTACGCCGCTACTGCTACGAATGCCATAATGGGCCGGGCTCCCCCGGTGGAGACGTCAACTTTCTTTCCCGTCAAGAATTGGTGGAGAAAGGAATAGTCGTTCCCCGTATTCCCGATGAATCGAGTTTGATTCAACGGCTCGTTCAGCAGTCGATGCCGCCGCTTGAGCAACGCCAAAGAAATCCGATCAGCCCCGAGGAGATTGCCGAACTGCGAGCTTGGGTCGAGATCGGCGCCCCAGACTTTACGATCGCCTCGACGCAGCGCGGCTTTCACTCCGTCGAGAAAGTCTTGCGGTCGATTCGCGACTTTCTAAAGTCGCAAGACGAAGCCGATCGCCCTTATTTTCGATTCTTTACCCTGCATACGGTCGCCAATCGCAAATTTACGAGCGACGCTGATCTGGATCTGCACCGTTTCGCGTTGTCGAAAGCGATCAACAGCCTGAATTGGGGACCTGAAGTCATTGCTCCCCGAGCGCTCGACAACGAAACTCGCCTCGTTTACGTCGTTGATCTTCGCGACCTCGTCATTCGGTCTGGTCAGTCCTGGAGCGAACTGGATCACTGGACCGCACTCTCTCGGGCGTATCCCTACGGGTTCTCGTATGCAGACTTTCACAGTCATGAGCGGCAGGACCTGCTGACGGAAGTTCGGCAATTGCTGGGTGATCGCATCTCGACTCATCTACCCGTCTTACGTGCCGATTGGTTTATCGCCACGGCGACAAGGCCTCCTCTCTATCACGACTTGATGGATCTGCCGAAAACCGCGCAAGAGTTGGAACAGACGCTAGGAGTTGATATCGCCAAAGCCTTGACAAGTCCCGAACCTTCCGCGATCGCCAGAGGCGGCTTTTCCAGAAGTGGAGTCTCGGCACAAAACCGCCTTGTCGAACGAAGCCAAAGCTCGCTTGGCTATTACTGGAAGAGCTATGACTTCAAGCCCAACACGCAGCGGGGAAGCTTGACGCGTTTTCCGCTTGGGCCGCGCGGTCTTGCCGGACAGGAATCGTTCGACGATATGGCCTTCGAACACGATGGCGGCGAAATCATTTTTTCCCTTCCCAATGGGCTGCAAGCGTACTTGCTGGTCAATGGGGACGGGGGGCGAATCGATGAAGGACCAATTGATGTCGTCAGCGACGCCTTGAAAACGTCCGGCACGCCGGCAATCGTCAATGGACAATCGTGCATGGCCTGTCATCGCGAGGGAGTGATTAATTTTCGCGACGAGATTCGTGGCGCAAGCGGCGTCTTTGGGGATGCTGCGAAACAGGTCGATCGCATTTACCTTGCGCACGAGGTCATGCGACCGTTAGTCGATGCCGATCGAAAGCGATTCCAGCAGGCGTTAGCCAAGACTGTCGAAGGCATCTCAGATACGGAATATCTGACCGGCCCCAGTGCGCCCGAACCGATCGGCGAAGTGGTGCGAAAATACCGTCTCGTCTATCTCGGTGTTGAGGATATCGCCGTGGAACTTGATATTCCCACGACGCAAGAACTGCGGTCGCTGATTGGCAGCGAACGGGTTCGCGTGTTGGGGTTGGATGCGGTATTTCGCGGCAAGGCGACCATCAGTCGAAATCTCTGGGAAGCGACGAAGTCTCGTAGTGGATTGGGGGGAAGGTCGCTTGCTCACGATTTGGGATTCGAGGTCGGATTCACGCCTGTTCAATAG
- a CDS encoding CHAT domain-containing tetratricopeptide repeat protein, translated as MWKRLSLAILSGILAAGCGKAPIADKQEQAIVEQQVTEEQGIVFLAEDGMTQRVLKLPDDQAELLQLVSYLDTATQNARDVGAWTKESENLEKSIAVSKYLFETYERLGYERETVDSWLDVYFATAASLSMSYVRQGQFERATSVSESCSRLARMHYGASHWKATDQQLNLEVVTKLKQLTSEDRTTYFQMWAKDAQIDRLDREGKSGLAVDAAKEIAEYHRSVFGEWHPDYATSLENLAWLHHSMGDYAQAEVLFQRALEIHKKVLGERHPRYAASLHNLAWLYGAKRDYAQAEPLYRQALEIRKEVLGERHPDYADSLRNLAWLYGEKGDYAQAEPLYRQTLEIRKKELGERHPDYAASLHELAWLYGAKGDYAQAEPLYRQTLEIRKEVLGERHPDYAASLHNLATMYDAKRDYAQAESLYRQALEIRKEVLGERHPDYAICLRNLAELYREMEDYAQAEPLSRQALEIRKEVLGERHPDYADSLHNLAMLYGAKGDYAQAEPLYRQTLEIRKEVLGERHPHYAAILHNLAALYRDMGDYLQAEPLFQQALEIHREVLDERHPTYATNLDNLALLYYSTEDYGQAEVLYRQALEIRKELLGERHPHYAASLHNLALLYGAKGDYAQAEPLYRQALEIDKEALGERHTLNATSLDNLAKLYHEMGNYAQAMPLFRQALEIRKELLGERHRHYAGSLHNLALLYHAMGDDAQAEVLAGEALKIVAANLDSSSMVQSQRQQIAMNDDVRYHLNSYLSVSLSDSVSANGDRTYANVSGWKGAVLARQNEYRQLAADPALASQFTSLRQTTAHWSALSSQPPTTPEMLESWRDQVEKLRQVKERLEADLGRQSAAFREARTPWKPSQLQELLPTGTVLVDLLEYTHFDRDPNQKGEVKKTRSLVAFVIPASGKIQVIPLGPAAEIHLAIQTWRQLLGTAPAAQAAGNLLREKLWEPIVPYIGDAETILISPDGQLGTFPFAALPGKQPGTYLLEDHRIAMLPVPRLLPKLMREETTELPNDLLVVGGIDYERRSTEQQQLADSGTNGHAFSVRGITEHLVWPQLDGAQKEAEFIRGLYQRSFSKSVERLQFVSGAAATEDAFRRLAPKCSIVHVATHGFFAPAKFQSALKANPQDQQRLLGLGKDEVIRGYDPNLLSGLVFAGANHPPELDATKSEIPDDGILTAEEIAFLPLNGVDLVVLSACETGLGEVAGGEGLLGLQRSFQISGARSTIASYWKVDDVVTQRLMERFYTNYLEKKLSKLDALREAQLWVLNNPQEFPHIAKRRGDKTRRDVPVEQQKEFLRLPPEYWAAFSLSGDWRN; from the coding sequence ATGTGGAAGAGACTGTCTCTTGCGATCCTTTCGGGAATCTTGGCTGCAGGATGTGGGAAAGCCCCCATTGCCGACAAACAGGAGCAGGCAATCGTTGAGCAGCAGGTCACTGAGGAACAGGGAATTGTTTTCTTAGCTGAGGATGGCATGACGCAGCGCGTCCTAAAGCTTCCCGACGATCAAGCCGAGTTGCTGCAGTTGGTGAGCTACTTGGACACAGCGACTCAAAATGCCCGTGATGTCGGCGCTTGGACCAAGGAAAGCGAGAACCTTGAAAAATCGATTGCCGTCAGTAAATACCTCTTCGAGACTTATGAGCGTTTAGGCTACGAACGAGAAACTGTTGACTCGTGGTTAGATGTTTATTTTGCAACGGCTGCATCTCTATCCATGTCCTACGTGCGCCAAGGTCAGTTTGAGAGGGCGACGTCCGTTTCAGAATCGTGTTCTCGTTTAGCCCGCATGCACTACGGTGCATCACATTGGAAAGCCACCGACCAACAGCTAAACTTAGAGGTGGTGACAAAGCTCAAACAGCTTACGTCGGAGGATCGCACAACCTATTTCCAAATGTGGGCCAAAGATGCTCAAATTGACCGCCTGGACCGTGAGGGAAAGAGCGGCTTGGCGGTTGATGCTGCCAAAGAAATCGCAGAGTATCATCGCTCCGTCTTCGGCGAGTGGCATCCCGACTACGCCACCAGCCTCGAAAACCTGGCTTGGCTGCACCACTCGATGGGGGACTACGCGCAGGCCGAGGTCCTGTTTCAACGAGCCCTCGAAATCCACAAAAAGGTACTTGGCGAGCGGCATCCACGCTACGCCGCCAGCCTCCACAATCTAGCCTGGCTGTACGGAGCGAAGAGGGACTACGCCCAGGCCGAGCCCCTTTATCGGCAAGCCCTGGAAATCCGCAAAGAGGTACTCGGCGAGCGGCATCCCGACTACGCCGACAGCCTCCGCAACCTAGCCTGGCTGTACGGCGAGAAGGGGGACTACGCGCAGGCGGAGCCCCTTTACCGGCAAACCCTCGAAATCCGCAAAAAGGAACTCGGCGAGCGGCATCCCGACTACGCCGCCAGCCTCCACGAACTGGCCTGGCTGTACGGCGCGAAGGGGGACTACGCGCAGGCGGAGCCCCTTTACCGGCAAACCCTGGAAATCCGCAAAGAGGTACTCGGCGAGCGGCATCCCGACTACGCCGCCAGCCTCCACAATCTGGCCACGATGTACGACGCGAAGAGGGACTACGCGCAGGCCGAATCCCTTTATCGGCAAGCCCTGGAAATCCGCAAAGAGGTACTCGGCGAGCGGCATCCCGACTACGCAATCTGCCTCCGCAACCTGGCTGAGTTGTACCGCGAGATGGAGGACTACGCGCAGGCCGAGCCCCTTTCTCGGCAAGCCCTGGAAATCCGCAAAGAGGTACTCGGCGAGCGGCATCCCGACTACGCCGACAGCCTCCACAACCTGGCTATGCTGTACGGCGCAAAGGGGGACTACGCGCAGGCCGAACCCCTTTATCGGCAAACCCTGGAAATCCGCAAAGAGGTACTCGGAGAGCGGCATCCCCACTATGCCGCCATTCTCCACAACCTAGCTGCGCTGTACCGGGACATGGGGGACTACCTGCAGGCCGAGCCACTTTTTCAGCAAGCCTTGGAAATCCACAGAGAGGTACTCGACGAGCGACATCCAACTTACGCCACAAACCTCGACAATCTGGCTTTGTTGTACTACTCGACGGAGGACTACGGCCAGGCAGAGGTACTTTATCGACAAGCCCTGGAAATCCGCAAAGAGTTACTCGGCGAGCGGCATCCCCACTACGCCGCCAGCCTCCACAACCTAGCCCTGCTGTACGGCGCAAAGGGGGACTACGCGCAGGCCGAACCCCTTTATCGACAAGCCCTGGAAATCGACAAAGAGGCTCTGGGCGAGCGACATACCCTCAACGCTACCAGCCTCGACAACCTCGCTAAGCTGTACCACGAGATGGGAAACTACGCCCAGGCAATGCCCCTTTTTCGGCAAGCCCTGGAAATCCGCAAAGAGTTGCTAGGCGAGCGGCATCGCCACTACGCCGGCAGCCTCCACAACCTGGCTTTGCTGTACCACGCGATGGGGGACGACGCCCAGGCCGAGGTTTTAGCCGGCGAAGCTTTGAAGATTGTGGCAGCGAACTTAGACTCCAGTTCGATGGTTCAGTCACAGCGGCAGCAGATAGCCATGAATGACGACGTTCGATATCATCTGAACAGCTATCTGTCCGTATCGCTGAGCGATTCCGTGAGCGCAAACGGTGATCGAACTTACGCGAACGTCTCAGGCTGGAAAGGGGCTGTCCTTGCCCGTCAAAACGAATACCGGCAATTAGCTGCTGATCCGGCCCTGGCGTCCCAATTTACCTCGCTCCGGCAGACAACCGCTCACTGGTCGGCCCTCTCCTCTCAGCCACCGACCACGCCGGAAATGCTCGAATCCTGGCGTGATCAGGTCGAGAAGCTTCGCCAAGTGAAAGAACGATTGGAAGCCGACCTGGGCCGCCAAAGCGCTGCGTTTCGGGAAGCAAGGACACCGTGGAAGCCAAGTCAACTACAAGAGTTGCTTCCCACCGGGACCGTGCTGGTGGATCTGCTGGAGTATACTCATTTTGATCGCGATCCGAATCAAAAGGGAGAGGTCAAGAAAACGCGGTCGCTGGTGGCTTTCGTGATTCCTGCTTCTGGCAAGATTCAGGTCATCCCGTTGGGGCCCGCGGCCGAAATCCATTTGGCCATCCAAACCTGGCGGCAATTGTTGGGAACCGCACCCGCTGCCCAAGCCGCCGGAAATCTTCTTCGCGAGAAACTGTGGGAACCAATCGTTCCGTACATCGGCGATGCCGAAACGATCCTCATTTCGCCCGACGGCCAATTGGGAACCTTTCCGTTTGCGGCATTGCCCGGAAAACAGCCAGGAACATATCTGCTGGAAGACCATCGCATCGCCATGCTCCCCGTGCCGCGCCTACTCCCCAAGCTGATGCGCGAAGAAACGACTGAACTGCCTAACGACCTGCTCGTCGTGGGCGGGATCGATTACGAACGACGAAGCACCGAGCAGCAGCAGCTCGCGGATAGTGGAACCAATGGCCATGCATTTTCGGTACGGGGTATCACGGAGCATCTGGTTTGGCCGCAGTTGGACGGCGCCCAAAAGGAAGCCGAGTTCATTCGCGGTCTGTACCAACGAAGTTTCTCTAAATCGGTCGAGCGACTGCAGTTTGTCTCAGGCGCAGCCGCCACGGAGGACGCATTTCGCCGTTTGGCTCCGAAGTGCTCAATCGTGCACGTGGCGACCCATGGCTTTTTTGCTCCCGCCAAGTTCCAGTCGGCGTTGAAGGCGAACCCGCAGGATCAGCAGCGCCTGCTTGGGCTCGGCAAGGACGAGGTGATCCGCGGTTACGATCCCAATCTCCTTTCGGGACTGGTCTTCGCCGGGGCGAACCATCCGCCGGAACTCGATGCAACGAAGTCCGAAATTCCCGATGACGGCATTTTAACGGCCGAGGAAATTGCGTTTCTCCCGCTCAATGGGGTCGATCTGGTGGTCTTGAGCGCCTGCGAAACAGGTTTGGGGGAAGTAGCTGGCGGAGAGGGCTTGTTGGGCTTGCAGCGGAGCTTCCAGATCTCTGGCGCCCGCTCGACGATCGCCAGCTACTGGAAGGTGGACGACGTGGTGACGCAGCGTCTGATGGAACGCTTCTACACGAACTACCTGGAAAAGAAATTAAGTAAGCTGGATGCCTTGCGGGAAGCTCAGCTGTGGGTTCTGAACAATCCCCAGGAGTTCCCGCACATCGCAAAACGCCGCGGCGACAAGACGCGACGTGATGTTCCCGTTGAACAGCAAAAGGAGTTTCTCCGCCTGCCCCCGGAATACTGGGCCGCATTCAGCTTGTCTGGCGATTGGAGAAACTAA
- a CDS encoding serine/threonine-protein kinase has protein sequence MDDVQPDETIARVTAFQAICERFEEAFVDGAMPAIEDYLPCVSADEQAKLLEELVFVELELLQAPLPPDVSSYLERFPQHSDAILSAAEQYERDSGKKGRNAPCATISGGEVAESDSQQDFEIAAEVAERARVKPPSIRRFRLEKRLGKGAFGAVYLAEDLRLHRKVALKFPLRSSELSASELQRFFREGQAAAALRHPNICPVYELAQEDGQVYIAMAYIEGATLAKRIAEKRCELLEAVLLVEKLARALEYAHRKAVVHRDLKPSNIMFDAEHDEPVIMDFGLARYQEVDNTALTRNSVIMGTPEYMSPEQARGDANKVTGQSDVFSLGVILYELLTGEVPFQGRLIEILNQILSHEPTPPAEKNPNIDDALQSICLKAMAKDPAERFASMQEFADALQGWRQETNQDNRSIALPPPSSSLNLKGPVNGKVLAALVAVIAVVALIFVVKRLSTWYGGENNAASVTAPMTTKAIAEPNDPGMTSPVVDELEVRHFRHENNREVALGTLGTQTGRVQVGDDLRVLVRFQEPQYAMLIAVNTDGSVQLCLPEEEAAIPQATQELNLYENPNDYFTLTEGAGGQLFFVVASSQPLPSFQTWKERLQRDLVAITEPTSIWQFKNGQYLRTSLDAAGRPIDASISRGTKTRRNPPSQLQEALNVLQTLPDVETVEAILFPVVEPEANGGN, from the coding sequence ATGGACGATGTGCAGCCTGACGAGACAATCGCGCGAGTAACGGCCTTTCAAGCGATTTGCGAGCGATTTGAGGAAGCGTTCGTCGACGGCGCTATGCCGGCGATTGAAGACTATCTTCCCTGCGTCAGCGCCGACGAGCAGGCCAAACTCTTGGAAGAGCTTGTCTTCGTCGAATTGGAGCTTTTGCAAGCGCCGCTTCCCCCAGACGTCTCGAGCTACTTGGAACGGTTTCCTCAGCACAGCGATGCGATCCTCAGCGCAGCGGAGCAATACGAGCGGGATAGCGGGAAGAAGGGGAGAAACGCCCCTTGTGCGACGATCTCAGGCGGAGAAGTCGCGGAGTCGGATTCACAACAAGATTTTGAGATCGCCGCAGAAGTCGCTGAGCGAGCGCGGGTCAAACCGCCTTCCATTCGCCGCTTTCGGCTTGAGAAGCGACTGGGGAAAGGAGCCTTCGGAGCGGTCTATCTGGCGGAAGACCTTCGTCTGCATCGCAAGGTAGCGTTGAAGTTTCCGTTGCGAAGTTCGGAATTGTCCGCCAGCGAACTCCAACGGTTCTTTCGGGAAGGTCAGGCCGCCGCAGCACTTCGTCATCCGAACATCTGTCCTGTCTATGAGTTGGCCCAGGAGGATGGCCAGGTCTACATCGCCATGGCCTATATCGAGGGGGCGACCCTGGCGAAACGAATCGCCGAGAAGAGGTGCGAGCTTCTCGAAGCGGTCTTGTTAGTCGAAAAGCTTGCGCGAGCGCTGGAGTACGCGCATCGCAAAGCAGTTGTTCACCGCGATCTGAAGCCTAGCAACATCATGTTCGACGCCGAACATGATGAGCCGGTCATCATGGACTTCGGACTCGCACGTTACCAAGAAGTCGACAATACGGCCCTCACGCGGAATTCCGTCATCATGGGGACCCCAGAGTATATGTCTCCGGAGCAGGCCCGCGGCGACGCCAACAAGGTGACGGGACAATCGGACGTCTTTTCGCTAGGAGTGATTCTTTACGAACTTTTGACAGGCGAGGTTCCCTTTCAAGGGAGACTGATCGAGATCCTGAATCAGATCCTCAGCCATGAGCCGACGCCTCCGGCCGAGAAGAACCCCAACATCGACGACGCGCTGCAATCGATTTGTCTAAAGGCGATGGCGAAGGACCCAGCGGAGCGGTTCGCGTCGATGCAAGAGTTCGCCGACGCGCTACAGGGATGGCGCCAGGAGACCAACCAAGACAATCGTTCGATCGCTCTTCCCCCGCCGTCTTCCTCGCTGAACCTCAAGGGGCCGGTTAATGGCAAGGTTTTGGCGGCGCTTGTGGCCGTCATCGCCGTCGTCGCCCTGATTTTCGTCGTCAAACGACTTTCTACCTGGTACGGCGGAGAGAACAACGCGGCCAGCGTTACCGCACCGATGACGACGAAGGCGATCGCTGAGCCAAACGATCCAGGCATGACGTCGCCGGTCGTCGACGAGTTGGAAGTCCGTCACTTTCGCCATGAAAACAATCGAGAAGTCGCCCTGGGAACGCTCGGTACGCAGACCGGGCGTGTGCAAGTGGGCGACGATCTTCGCGTTCTCGTTCGTTTTCAGGAGCCGCAGTATGCGATGTTAATCGCGGTGAATACTGATGGTTCGGTCCAGCTATGCTTGCCTGAGGAAGAAGCGGCGATTCCTCAAGCGACCCAAGAATTGAACTTGTACGAGAACCCCAACGATTACTTCACCCTGACCGAAGGGGCCGGGGGACAATTGTTCTTCGTCGTCGCCTCTAGCCAGCCGCTCCCTTCCTTTCAAACCTGGAAAGAACGTCTCCAGCGCGACTTGGTTGCAATTACCGAACCGACGTCGATCTGGCAATTCAAGAACGGTCAGTACCTGCGCACGAGCCTCGACGCCGCCGGACGTCCGATCGACGCGTCCATCTCACGCGGTACCAAAACCCGACGAAACCCACCCAGCCAACTGCAAGAGGCGCTAAACGTCTTACAAACGCTCCCCGACGTCGAAACCGTCGAGGCGATTTTGTTTCCAGTGGTGGAGCCTGAAGCGAACGGCGGAAATTAG